The proteins below come from a single Miscanthus floridulus cultivar M001 chromosome 1, ASM1932011v1, whole genome shotgun sequence genomic window:
- the LOC136487637 gene encoding uncharacterized protein, translating to MALIDLGRGGGGGGRASGTAPAKPRLVMVVADPGRESTAAMEWALSHAIVEGDDILLLHVNMPYPHNGAAGGAAGPSRSSSGGSTGSPIAALLGGGSGAGADPVDFVEAMRAACKTRYPRARVHGERVEPATEGREAKAQTILAESQRRGVEVLVIGQRRVSSFLGLRSPSASSRGHDTTAEFLIEHSKCLCVSVQKKGQNAGYLLNTKTHKNFWLLA from the exons ATGGCCCTGATCGAcctcgggcgaggaggaggcggcggtggccgcgCCTCAGGCACCGCGCCGGCCAAGCCCCGGCTGGTGATGGTCGTCGCCGATCCCGGCCGCGAGTCGACAGCGGCGATGGAGTGGGCGCTCTCCCACGCCATCGTCGAGGGCGATGACATCCTGCTCCTCCACGTCAACATGCCCTACCCCCACAACGGGGCCGCGGGCGGAGCCGCCGGGCCCTCACGCTCCTCGTCTGGCGGGAGCACCGGTTCCCCGATCGCCGCGCTTCTAGGCGGTGGCTCGGGAGCCGGTGCGGATCCGGTGGATTTCGTGGAGGCGATGCGCGCCGCGTGCAAAACGCGGTACCCCCGCGCGCGGGTGCACGGGGAGCGCGTCGAGCCCGCTACCGAGGGCCGGGAAGCCAAGGCGCAGACCATCCTCGCCGAGTCCCAGCGACGGGGCGTCGAGGTCCTCGTCATTGGCCAGCGCCGCGTGTCCTCCTTCCTCGG GTTAAGGAGCCCGAGCGCGTCGAGCCGCGGGCACGACACCACGGCGGAGTTCTTGATCGAGCATAGCAAGTGCCTGTGCGTAAGCGTGCAGAAGAAGGGCCAGAATGCCGGATACCTGCTCAACACCAAGACCCACAAAAACTTCTGGCTCCTAGCATGA
- the LOC136459057 gene encoding uncharacterized protein has translation MLPKKHLSGAAKRKRKRQEEQFVQSQQGALDKFFSASSSVVHDDNPIDAPDNQEEEQQQVNDNLSEQVDAIENENLQPSSQPKNSIDDVQFSIHDVFDPRTWENLDNKGRDILIEKEPVRELNLEFPVDAHNRHFSYAYYSRKLSNGEVVDRKWLVYSKYVDKVFYFCCKLFKSDQNKSLVAHDGLRDRKHLSLRLKEHENSVEHIRNMNTWNELRLRLSKNKTIDDDLQREIAKERERWRHVLVRIVSAVKFLTKHNLAFRGQNEKLYQANNGNFLGTVEMMGEFDPVMQDHIRRIQNSEIHHHYLGHKIQNEMISLLADCVKQTILKIIRDNYFSVILDCTPDVSHEEQMTPIIRCVNISRNVPRVEEFFLEFLKVDDTSGLGLFNELKSALASLGLNIDDVRGQGYDNGSNMKGKHQGVQTRLLEINPRALYMLCVCHSLNLTLCDMGKSCR, from the coding sequence atgttacctaagaaacatttgtcaggGGCTGCGAAAAGAAAACGGAAAAGACAAGAAGAACAGTTTGTTCAGTCACAACAAGGTGCTTTAGATAAGTTTTTTTCAGCTTCAAGTAGTGTTGTGCATGATGACAACCCTATAGATGCACCTGATAATcaagaagaagagcaacaacaagttAATGATAATTTAAGTGAACAAGTTGATGCTATAGAGAATGAAAATTTACAGCCTTCCTCTCAACCTAAAAATTCAATTGATGATGTGCAATTTTCTATTCATGATGTATTTGATCCCAGAACTTGGGAGAATCTTGATAATAAGGGTAGAGATATTTTGATTGAAAAAGAACCGGTGAGAGAATTGAATCTTGAGTTCCCTGTAGATGCTCACAATAGACATTTTTCATATGCTTACTACTCCAGAAAGTTAAGCAATGGTGAGGTGGTTGATAGAAAATGGTTGGTTTACTCTAAATATGTGgacaaagttttttatttttgctGCAAATTGTTCAAATCAGATCAGAACAAAAGTTTGGTAGCACACGATGGATTGAGGGACCGGAAACATCTTAGTTTAAGACTCAAGGAACATGAGAATAGTGTTGAGCATATAAGAAACATGAATACTTGGAATGAACTTAGGTTGAGGTTGAGCAAAAATAAAACAATTGATGATGATTTGCAACGAGAAATTGCAAAGGAGAGAGAGCGTTGGAGACATGTTTTAGTAAGAATTGTTTCTGCTGTCAAGTTTCTTACTAAACATAATTTGGCTTTCCGAGGGCAAAATGAGAAACTTTATCAAGCTAACAATGGTAACTTTTTGGGCACAGTTGAAATGATGGGTGAATTTGATCCTGTGATGCAAGACCATATTAGGCGGATTCAAAATAGTGAGATTCATCATCATTACCTTGGGCATAAAATTCAGAATGAGATGATTTCTCTTCTTGCAGATTGTGTAAAACAAACTATATTAAAGATCATTAGGGATAACTATTTTTCTGTGATTTTAGATTGTACTCCAGATGTGAGTCATGAAGAACAAATGACTCCAATTATTAGGTGTGTGAATATATCGAGAAATGTTCCAAGGGTAGAGGAGTTCTTCCTAGAGTTTTTGAAGGTTGATGACACATCAGGATTGGGTCTTTTTAATGAATTAAAGAGTGCATTGGCCTCTCTTGGTTTGAATATTGATGATGTGAGGGGTCAAGGGTATGATAATGGTTCAAATATGAAGGGGAAACACCAAGGTGTTCAGACGCGCTTGCTTGAAATTAATCCAAGAGCACTATATATGTTGTGTGTATGTCATAGTCTGAATCTTACTCTTTGTGATATGGGAAAATCTTGCAGGTAA